TCGATTTTCTCAGGCGGCGGCGCGCGGCTTCGCAGAGCCTGCCGCCGCAGCCCCGCGACGACGCCGGGCACAGCGCCGCTTCCGTGGCCGCGTAAGGAGCCGGATAGACGATGGACTGGATCAATCTGGCAGCAGCCACCCTGCGTATCTCCGCGCCGCTGCTTTTGGCCGGGATGGCGGGCCTGCTGAGCTACCAAGTGGGACTGATTAACATCGCGTTGGAAGGGCTGATGCTCGCGGGTGCGTTCGCAGGCGTGGCGCTCGGCTATGAGCTGGGATCGACGTGGCTGGGTGTGGGCGGCGCGGTGATCACCGGGGCGGCGCTGGGGGCGGCCTTCGCGTTCGCCGTGGTGACCATGCGCGCGAACCTGATCGTGGCCGGGCTGGCGCTAAACACCTTTGCAGTGGGCGGCACGGCCTACCTCATGAAGATTATCTACGACCAGTCGGGCACGTTTACGCCGGAAGGGCTGAGCAAGCTGCCTCTGGTGCACATTCCGCTGGTCGAAGATATGCCCGGATTGGGCGACATCCTCTCCGGGCACTCGCCGCTGGTCTACCTCTCGTGGGTGCTGGTCCCGCTGACCTCGATCTTCCTGTACCGGGCGGTCGTGGGTGGGCATATCCGCGCGGTGGGCGAGTTCCCCGACGCCGCCGAAACCGCCGGGATCTCGGTCAAGGCCATGCAGTACCTGGCGCTGATCCTGGGCGGCGCGCTGTGCGGGTTGGCCGGAGCGTACCTGTCGCTGGGCAATCTGGCGTTGTTCCGCGAGCGCATGACCAACGACCGGGGCTTCATCGCGCTGGCGGCGGTCTACTTCGCGGCGGCGCGCCCCAAGTGGACGGCGGTGGCATGTCTGGTCTTCGGTTTCTTCGAGGCGCTGCAAGTCCGCCTCCAACTGCGGGACACGTTCCTGCCCAACGAGTTCCTGAACATGATGCCCTATCTCATGGTCGTCGTCGCGCTGGTCCTCATTTCCGTTCGCAAAGAATGGCGCAAGGGATGGTAATTTCATGAGCAGTAAAGCAGTTCTGGTGATCGACGTCATCAAGGATTTCGTCGATCCTGAAGGCAAGGTTCCCCACCCGCAGGCCGCGGCTATCGTGCCGCAGATCGAGGCATTCGTCGCGGCAGCGCGCGAGGCGGGTGCGGTCATCATCTGGATCATCGACGCGCACCGGCCCGGCAAACCCGATTGGGAGCTGGCTCACGTGCGCGCGCACTGCACGGACGGCACACCGGGCGTCGAGCTGGCCGAGCCGCTGGCCGCCCTGCCGGAAGATTACGTGATCAAGAAGCGCCGCTACAGCGCGTTCATGGGCACCGACCTGGACCTCGTGCTGCGCGACAATGGCGTGGAGACGTTGTTCATCACCGGCACCAAGACCAACGTGTGCATCCGCGCGACGTCGCAGGACG
This sequence is a window from Aggregatilinea lenta. Protein-coding genes within it:
- a CDS encoding ABC transporter permease, with amino-acid sequence MDWINLAAATLRISAPLLLAGMAGLLSYQVGLINIALEGLMLAGAFAGVALGYELGSTWLGVGGAVITGAALGAAFAFAVVTMRANLIVAGLALNTFAVGGTAYLMKIIYDQSGTFTPEGLSKLPLVHIPLVEDMPGLGDILSGHSPLVYLSWVLVPLTSIFLYRAVVGGHIRAVGEFPDAAETAGISVKAMQYLALILGGALCGLAGAYLSLGNLALFRERMTNDRGFIALAAVYFAAARPKWTAVACLVFGFFEALQVRLQLRDTFLPNEFLNMMPYLMVVVALVLISVRKEWRKGW
- a CDS encoding cysteine hydrolase family protein, with the protein product MSSKAVLVIDVIKDFVDPEGKVPHPQAAAIVPQIEAFVAAAREAGAVIIWIIDAHRPGKPDWELAHVRAHCTDGTPGVELAEPLAALPEDYVIKKRRYSAFMGTDLDLVLRDNGVETLFITGTKTNVCIRATSQDAFEMNYRVIVPRECVSTDKEHLHVANLEDIDKYMGRVVDVALALELLQAEDEDA